DNA sequence from the Pomacea canaliculata isolate SZHN2017 linkage group LG7, ASM307304v1, whole genome shotgun sequence genome:
TAAAGtgctaaaatgtttattttgatatGGCTGAATCAACGAATAACATTTCTCCTACTTAAAGGCTTACCCCAGTGCAAAATCTTTCACCTTCGATTTGGGAGAAGTTAAAAACATCATTTATCACGAAAGTAGGTTTGcaggaacattttaaaatcgttaaattcattaaaatgaTTAATGTTCGTAtgaacattctagaattttGAAATTTACTGTCATAATtaattagcaaaaaaaaaaaaaccactcccCTAAAGTTTAAAACCTGAAATTCAATGACCTCTCAAATGAAGAAAGACAGACATCAAGCCACTTTgtaagtttcattttttttcccaggttTGACTTTACAGCCGTGCCACAACGGTTTTGATCTGACCCTCGGGAGTGTGAACACCATCACGTGTTCGGAGGTTAAGGACAATGCTGTCGTCACTTGGAGATACAGCATGGGTAAAGACACCACTGGACATTTGGCTGGCGAGTGCCGAGGGTTTTCATCGTCGGGAGACAATTCTTGCGGGTCGGCACTGTTAAAGCCACAGATCGTTCCCCACAGGGTGTCTCAAGCCAGCAGCACTTTGAAGATCAACGCCACTGGAAGCTTGGAGCCTGGCTTTGTTTCCTGCGCAACGCCTGGAGAACTGGTCAAGTGTGACTTCGATGTTGTTTGTGAGTGGTCTATGTTACACTGCTCCTAAATTCTAAAATGCCTTTTGCTCTGTAGTACACCTTTAATTGATTGACTACTGCCTTTAGTAAGGTTGGTGATGTTATTTGTTGCTGTATGGTACTCGTTCACAAAGTTCCATCAACCGCTGAGTCTAAGTTATAAGTGTTCCACTCTGTTCCACGATTGGCTGGTTACTGAGCACTGCTCCTGATTGTCTGTTGAGACCCTGCCGAGGGCGTGAGCTGTGAAGCGCAGTTCGTGGTCGACGTCACAAACTTGTTCCTGAGGGGAGCGTGTAACGTCACGATGATGATGTCTTCAAGACACAAGTATGACTGCCAGTGGTACAGCCTGAATAAAGAGGTATGAGCAGCAGGCTGACTACTTCGGATCTTTGATTAATTTACAATCTTTGGCTTTATGGGATGAAAGAATCCATTACATActctaagaaaaggaaaataaaagtcgGCGCTGACTAGGGGaacagcgacgacgacgacgacgacgatgatgatgatgatgatgatgatgatgatgatgatgatgatgatgatgacttttttCCAGTCCTCTTTGAGAAAGCAGTTGATAAACGTTTCCATGGTGACGAAGCCACTGGCTGACGGTAGCCGCAAGGTGTCTGGGTCCTGTGCCGTATCCATGGCATTTCCAGCGGAGGCTGGCGTGTACACGTTTGGCGTCGTCATCACGCCAGGACAAGTCGACACACAGGCTGTCTTCAGGGGCTCGCCCATAGTTCGTAAGTCAGGTTGTTGTCGACTTGTTCATAACTAAAGCTGCAGTGCTTCTACCTCTCTTCGTGGTTTGCTGTCCATTGGGTTACCAGAGTTGGTAAGCTGCTGTCGTCTGGTCCGCCACAGTTTGTTTTATAGGTtgagtgttttgttgtttgctttcctCATTTGTTCACGGAACCCATTTTTCTGTGCGTTTATTAAAAGATGTTGATCACTTCAGTCGGTCTGTAAAAGACATTATTGCCTGATTGGCAGGCAGAACAGATCAGTAAGTGTGcgtagacacacacagaggacatgCGTACTGGATACAGAACAGGCTgatataaaagaatataaatgtaaaacCTAAGACAAAGATCTACAAAGAAACCCTCCCTGTAGCAAGCTTTTGACCGATGCAAGAATCACACAGACAGGGAAACTATCAAaatgatcatcatcaacaataagaaaaaaattattagaaaatcAGTTTTACTTCACTTACAGAGCCCCCCGCCGCACCTCGCATCACCTGTTCTCCAAAGGGTTACCTGCGGGAGGGACAACCTCTGACCTGCTCCTGTTCCTCGACCTCCCTCGGTCTTCCCAGAGGCGTTTTGAAACTATCCAAAGTCAGCGGTAACCATGAAGGTTCGAAGTCTGATGTTCTTCACACAAGTCGAGATGATGGGGCTACTCTGCTGATGGCGCCTTACAACGTCACCAGCGAGGACCACATGTTAACCTCCTTCCACTGTGACGTCATGTGGGCGAACGTCGTACCAGGCGACACCTACACGGTGCAAGTGGGATGTAAGGGGTGCAATATGTTTCTGTACTCTGTACTCTAGTCATTTCTAAAAGAATAACAGGAAACATTGTTTCCAACCGAATAATTTCATAttgtgaaatattaatttatactaAATATTGCTAATTTGTGCCGAATAATttaatatgatgatgatttgttcccaaataaattaatatgataatTTGTGCTGAATAATctaatattataaaattttatttgtgataaataatataatattataaaactttGATAATTGGTGCTGCGCGTGATGTGTGATAGCACAGAAAACAGTAATCTGGGACGGAGGCTCAGAGAGGGGGAGATCATAATGATTGAATACTTTTCCTAGAAACAATCTTTTTCCTGGTCATGTTAACGAAAAATTATCAGATGGGgcttatgaaaatattttttattgcatttatcgttcattcatttttttcatgttttagcATAACTAAATTTCAATAATTATAGTGGCGAAAACcttttgttgataaaataagGAGTATTACACTTTCATTTGCACGCATTTCTACCATCAACTAATGAAATACAACCTGATGCAATGTGATTTCGTTTCAGTTCCTCCGTCTAAACCGACTTTTAATGTACAAAGTTCTGGAACATACTCGGTTAAAGAGTTTGATACCCTGACTATCCGTTGCGAGTCTGAGGGCAGACCTTTACCTCAAGTACGTCTGAGAAACGACACAACGGTTCTGACAAACGGCTCACGGTCGGCAGTCCTGACTATCCCTAGAGTGTCTTGCCAAGACACCGGAACATATTACTGCGCAGCTGCAAATGAAGTGGAGGCTGGTTCCGTCACCTCTGAAGCCTTCTTAGGGGTTTACTGTGAGTCTGTCACATGGTCATATCACCAACTTATATTAGTGGACTGccggcagacgattttttccagttaactactaaaacgaggcatgctactacaaagctttcggtctagtcacattctttgtttaggctcgccgagactaacagcggagaacttcgcatgAGTTgatcttggcagacagacagcagtccatctatacacgtCCGTTGTCATATAGACAAGCTAGCCGGAGGGACTGTCACCTCACGGTCAAGCAGGTCAGAGAAGGGAGCAGTCCGAGAGAGGCCGCTGACTATTAGAAGAAAAGGAGGGCCGGTGGTTTCAATTGTTACAAAGATCTCCCACTATCTCTTTCTCCCATCCCTAATTtagtcagtttttattttgtttctctttattggATGCCCTCGCAAACTatcacattttcaaaattttctgaggtgcagtatttttttattttaagcctCCTCTACATCTTAAAATAGAcagaataaacatgaaaaatgaaaaataaaaacaacaaacacaataaagccTGCGATGATTCTGTAGTCGAAAAGAATATCTATACCTAATTGGGGAGGATCGGACAAAAGATTGGATTTTCAAAGGCTTCCCAAAAAGACCCACAAAAACCTATTGGGACaatcttcttttattttttaaatccgtCATCCTGGATTTTCTGGAGTGAATGTTTTTCTCCTGTATTCTATAAAATAGCTTCGGTGCGCACTATAAATAGAAGTTTCTGATATATGATTTTCTTTATCTGattcaaacttttcttttttgtttatgggtaaattttatcattacaaaataaatgtgttcGCGAAAAGAAAACCTTAATCTctccattttttgtgtgtgacatGCAGCTTGAAGAGCTAAGCTTTCATCTTTGGCTGTGTATCGTGCCTTCAAAGAATGGAATAAGGACGCTACAAGCTTGTGAAAAGCAGTCGGAGCGACTGAAGACGTGAATTTATTTGATGATCTGatgttctgtctgtctttcaACAGGTGCTCCTCGGCTACCTGGCAACACCGACCATCCCTCTTTAATCAAGTTTTCAGGGCAGAGGGTGCAGCACACATTTGACGTCATCGCTTACCCTCCACCACGCCTCCATGATATAACCGTTCTTGACCTCAAAACCGTGAGGTTCATCGCAGACAAGACTGGATCAGACCTGAACGTCACCTGCAGTCATACGAACATTCGCCCATATCTGTCCTCCTGCACGATGGACATCAGCAACATCAGTCTCCCGCTGAAGGCCTCAGCTATCTACAAGGTTACCCTAGTGAATGAGCTTGGCCATGTCGAGCATTCAGTGAATATTGTAAACGGTGAGTTTTTACCCGAGTTAGATGATCTAACAGTTTGGTTGTTGATGTTTGACAAAGATGTTTCAATGTCTTAGTTGACATTTTGCatcccactagtcctttaacagTCATTGCAGACGATGAAAGCAGAGACACAACAGAACATTATTTGAAAGGACTGGGCGTCGGCATCGGTGTTACCATCGCCGTGTGTTTAGCTGTCGTTGCCATGGTAGCAGCGGTACTCGTCGTCCGTCGTGTGCTGGACCCCTTTACTCAATGCTGCAGGATACGTAAGTCTTGTACATCTGACCCCACTTCCGGTCGTTGAGTAAGCCTTATTCAGTccaagaagatttttttattgtatcaATGGAACCTCTCTGCTACCTTCATTGACATCGACTTCAAGCACGTTATGCTAGGTATGGGCCATACTTACAGTTTGTGTAGTTAGTACAAACCTTGTCCAATTTTTTTTGGCATATcacatgtttacagttttaGTCTATCAATGTCAGCAAGCTTTTAGCAAATATTTAGCTTCGTCTAGTCTCGTTTTTTATAATCTTGGCATTATACTCACACTATTTACCTCCTtaacagagagagacagggacATCTTCAGCGGTCCTCGTAGAAACAGAAACACGAGAGCTGAGGCTGACGAGGGTTTCGTCACAAATTTGAGATCAAACACTCAGTGTGCAAAGCAAGgtgagaaatagaaaaaagtaagTTCTGTTTCTCTCCTAGAACTTATCTCAGTTGAAGATAatatagaaaacagaaaaacaaaacgagTAGCAGAGTG
Encoded proteins:
- the LOC112568183 gene encoding uncharacterized protein LOC112568183 isoform X2, which encodes MDCRICFVLSAFWMLTHGLTLQPCHNGFDLTLGSVNTITCSEVKDNAVVTWRYSMGKDTTGHLAGECRGFSSSGDNSCGSALLKPQIVPHRVSQASSTLKINATGSLEPGFVSCATPGELVKCDFDVVYPAEGVSCEAQFVVDVTNLFLRGACNVTMMMSSRHKYDCQWYSLNKESSLRKQLINVSMVTKPLADGSRKVSGSCAVSMAFPAEAGVYTFGVVITPGQVDTQAVFRGSPIVQPPAAPRITCSPKGYLREGQPLTCSCSSTSLGLPRGVLKLSKVSGNHEGSKSDVLHTSRDDGATLLMAPYNVTSEDHMLTSFHCDVMWANVVPGDTYTVQVGFPPSKPTFNVQSSGTYSVKEFDTLTIRCESEGRPLPQVRLRNDTTVLTNGSRSAVLTIPRVSCQDTGTYYCAAANEVEAGSVTSEAFLGVYCAPRLPGNTDHPSLIKFSGQRVQHTFDVIAYPPPRLHDITVLDLKTVRFIADKTGSDLNVTCSHTNIRPYLSSCTMDISNISLPLKASAIYKVTLVNELGHVEHSVNIVNDDESRDTTEHYLKGLGVGIGVTIAVCLAVVAMVAAVLVVRRVLDPFTQCCRIQRDRDIFSGPRRNRNTRAEADEGFVTNLRSNTQCAKQGSCSVEDVYEVTDGYNNYTNNSLNGRPARRVLDDDDGEYISCA
- the LOC112568183 gene encoding uncharacterized protein LOC112568183 isoform X1, whose protein sequence is MDCRICFVLSAFWMLTHGLTLQPCHNGFDLTLGSVNTITCSEVKDNAVVTWRYSMGKDTTGHLAGECRGFSSSGDNSCGSALLKPQIVPHRVSQASSTLKINATGSLEPGFVSCATPGELVKCDFDVVYPAEGVSCEAQFVVDVTNLFLRGACNVTMMMSSRHKYDCQWYSLNKESSLRKQLINVSMVTKPLADGSRKVSGSCAVSMAFPAEAGVYTFGVVITPGQVDTQAVFRGSPIVQPPAAPRITCSPKGYLREGQPLTCSCSSTSLGLPRGVLKLSKVSGNHEGSKSDVLHTSRDDGATLLMAPYNVTSEDHMLTSFHCDVMWANVVPGDTYTVQVGFPPSKPTFNVQSSGTYSVKEFDTLTIRCESEGRPLPQVRLRNDTTVLTNGSRSAVLTIPRVSCQDTGTYYCAAANEVEAGSVTSEAFLGVYCAPRLPGNTDHPSLIKFSGQRVQHTFDVIAYPPPRLHDITVLDLKTVRFIADKTGSDLNVTCSHTNIRPYLSSCTMDISNISLPLKASAIYKVTLVNELGHVEHSVNIVNVIADDESRDTTEHYLKGLGVGIGVTIAVCLAVVAMVAAVLVVRRVLDPFTQCCRIQRDRDIFSGPRRNRNTRAEADEGFVTNLRSNTQCAKQGSCSVEDVYEVTDGYNNYTNNSLNGRPARRVLDDDDGEYISCA
- the LOC112568183 gene encoding uncharacterized protein LOC112568183 isoform X3; amino-acid sequence: MDCRICFVLSAFWMLTHGLTLQPCHNGFDLTLGSVNTITCSEVKDNAVVTWRYSMGKDTTGHLAGECRGFSSSGDNSCGSALLKPQIVPHRVSQASSTLKINATGSLEPGFVSCATPGELVKCDFDVVYPAEGVSCEAQFVVDVTNLFLRGACNVTMMMSSRHKYDCQWYSLNKESSLRKQLINVSMVTKPLADGSRKVSGSCAVSMAFPAEAGVYTFGVVITPGQVDTQAVFRGSPIVQPPAAPRITCSPKGYLREGQPLTCSCSSTSLGLPRGVLKLSKVSGNHEGSKSDVLHTSRDDGATLLMAPYNVTSEDHMLTSFHCDVMWANVVPGDTYTVQVGCAPRLPGNTDHPSLIKFSGQRVQHTFDVIAYPPPRLHDITVLDLKTVRFIADKTGSDLNVTCSHTNIRPYLSSCTMDISNISLPLKASAIYKVTLVNELGHVEHSVNIVNVIADDESRDTTEHYLKGLGVGIGVTIAVCLAVVAMVAAVLVVRRVLDPFTQCCRIQRDRDIFSGPRRNRNTRAEADEGFVTNLRSNTQCAKQGSCSVEDVYEVTDGYNNYTNNSLNGRPARRVLDDDDGEYISCA